A region from the Phycisphaerales bacterium genome encodes:
- a CDS encoding tetratricopeptide repeat protein — MGRAACTKVSKEATGGRTVSLPVQTDGHRPRVARSKMTRWRFLVLVLVHVVFVVHLVQWWMSGMGDDVRETLSPIEPSESMFTLESGLINAGFVLFALAILSTLLFGRFFCGWGCHIIAMQDFFGAFLKKIGIHPKPFRTRLLLFMPLAMGLYMFVWPTLKREAVWPLLHAIGGTKLVTWAIRYLGYPVPRPEFIPHFMVEDFWATFAPWYIGIPFLAICGFAVVYFLGNKGFCTYGCPYGGLFGPADLVSVGKIVVNERCEGCGHCTAVCTSNVRVHEEVRDFGQVVDPGCMKCLDCVSVCPNEALSFKFGKPSVFTKPRTGAAKQRRRADRSGLYDATLGEEAVLAFVFVIFTFFGFRGLWAQVPLLMSAGLGSIATFGVWKLWRVLTTPNVRLSTRQLRLRGRLTPTGMVFVPCAIGLALLGFWGAWVRWERYFAGYLEWDIKPNEAQVFSASYTPDPDQVALADRSLKHYLRSASFARGGYGWTLDVATEQRVAWLHAVAGRPKEAEAAIDRAIELRLDGVRDASSLGPRREQRQLLASLIYDAVKLRVMQGHTPAQIEEFVRAWAEREPGMGTLWMDLAQSAMQRQDAAAAIIAIDKGLETDTGPKGGAGLTATRAAPMLLSLGKSDEALSAAKAAVEAQPKVAALRANYGMVLATLGRMDEGLAETLEAARLERRNPYFAFQASQVFQAMGKSADAQIWADKAEELQSAQQARHDRVRKYLGIAPK, encoded by the coding sequence ATGGGTCGAGCCGCGTGCACGAAGGTATCGAAGGAGGCCACGGGTGGTCGCACGGTCTCGCTTCCGGTGCAGACGGATGGGCATCGCCCGCGCGTTGCACGCTCCAAGATGACGCGGTGGCGGTTCCTCGTGCTCGTGCTGGTGCACGTGGTCTTTGTGGTGCACCTGGTGCAGTGGTGGATGTCGGGGATGGGTGATGACGTCCGCGAGACGCTCAGCCCGATCGAGCCGTCGGAGTCGATGTTCACGCTCGAGTCGGGGCTCATCAACGCGGGGTTCGTGCTCTTTGCGCTGGCGATTCTGTCGACGCTGCTCTTCGGGCGGTTCTTCTGTGGGTGGGGATGCCACATCATCGCGATGCAGGACTTCTTTGGGGCGTTCCTGAAGAAGATCGGGATTCATCCGAAGCCGTTCCGCACTCGGCTGCTGTTGTTCATGCCGCTGGCGATGGGGTTGTACATGTTTGTGTGGCCGACGCTGAAGCGAGAGGCGGTGTGGCCGCTGCTGCATGCGATCGGCGGCACGAAACTCGTGACCTGGGCGATTCGATACCTTGGCTATCCCGTTCCGCGGCCCGAGTTCATCCCGCACTTCATGGTCGAGGATTTCTGGGCGACGTTCGCGCCGTGGTATATCGGGATTCCGTTTCTGGCGATCTGCGGCTTTGCCGTGGTGTACTTCCTGGGGAACAAGGGGTTCTGCACGTATGGGTGTCCGTATGGCGGGCTGTTCGGGCCGGCGGATCTGGTGTCGGTCGGGAAGATCGTGGTGAATGAGCGGTGCGAGGGGTGCGGGCATTGCACGGCGGTGTGCACGTCGAATGTTCGAGTTCACGAGGAGGTTCGGGATTTCGGGCAGGTTGTCGATCCCGGGTGCATGAAGTGCCTGGACTGCGTGAGCGTGTGCCCGAATGAGGCGTTGTCGTTCAAGTTTGGCAAGCCGAGTGTGTTCACGAAGCCGAGAACGGGGGCGGCGAAACAGCGTCGGCGTGCGGATCGTTCGGGGCTGTACGACGCGACCCTGGGCGAAGAGGCCGTGCTTGCGTTCGTGTTTGTGATCTTCACGTTCTTCGGGTTCCGCGGGCTTTGGGCGCAGGTGCCACTGCTCATGTCGGCGGGGCTTGGGTCGATCGCGACGTTTGGCGTGTGGAAGTTGTGGCGGGTCTTGACGACGCCGAATGTCCGGCTGTCGACGAGGCAGTTGCGGCTTCGCGGGAGGTTGACGCCGACTGGGATGGTGTTTGTGCCATGCGCGATCGGGCTGGCGTTGCTTGGGTTCTGGGGTGCGTGGGTTCGCTGGGAGCGGTACTTCGCGGGGTACCTTGAGTGGGACATCAAGCCCAACGAGGCGCAGGTCTTCTCGGCGTCGTACACGCCCGACCCGGACCAGGTGGCGTTAGCCGATCGGTCGTTGAAGCACTATTTGCGGTCGGCGTCGTTTGCTCGTGGCGGGTATGGGTGGACGCTTGATGTCGCGACGGAGCAGCGGGTGGCGTGGCTGCACGCGGTGGCGGGTCGGCCCAAGGAGGCCGAGGCGGCGATCGATCGCGCGATCGAGTTAAGGCTGGATGGCGTGCGTGACGCGTCATCGCTGGGGCCGCGCCGCGAGCAGCGTCAGTTGCTGGCGTCGCTCATTTATGACGCGGTGAAGTTACGGGTGATGCAGGGGCACACGCCGGCGCAGATCGAGGAGTTCGTGCGGGCGTGGGCCGAGCGTGAGCCGGGGATGGGGACGCTGTGGATGGATCTGGCGCAGAGCGCGATGCAGCGGCAGGACGCGGCGGCGGCGATTATCGCGATCGACAAGGGGCTGGAGACCGACACGGGGCCCAAGGGCGGGGCAGGGCTTACGGCGACCCGGGCGGCACCGATGCTGCTTTCGCTTGGAAAGAGCGACGAGGCGCTTTCGGCGGCCAAGGCGGCGGTGGAGGCCCAGCCCAAGGTGGCGGCCTTGCGGGCCAACTACGGGATGGTCCTCGCGACTCTGGGCAGGATGGACGAGGGGCTGGCGGAGACCCTCGAGGCCGCCCGGCTCGAAAGGCGGAATCCGTATTTTGCATTCCAGGCCTCGCAGGTCTTTCAGGCGATGGGGAAGTCGGCGGATGCCCAGATTTGGGCGGACAAGGCCGAGGAGTTGCAGAGTGCGCAGCAGGCACGTCACGACCGGGTCAGGAAGTACCTTGGAATCGCACCAAAATAG
- a CDS encoding anti-sigma factor, translated as MSVQPPNRRDGGHSGLDERLLELLAGRAAGDLTREEAQELDRLLRESGSRDEAEAAGEAMELAAAEAYLAMMNDESTSGTMGGAADGPSASLVARLDRAGASFCAGRAAGHGAVADSPIPIARGVGPADTTSNLERLKRLSMAAVVALIVGVGVYMLLPPKPGPSLAVLKERFEESQPDATILSWGDWAVDGQAPEVAGVTGDLVWSDLRQSGYLEFGGLPRSNADEQYQLWIIDAERGMEQRISGAIFSGDGSKSQVVPIKPGLKVNKAAAFAITIEKKGGTWVSDMKRRVVIAARPTNPG; from the coding sequence ATGAGCGTGCAACCTCCGAATCGTCGTGATGGAGGCCATTCCGGGCTCGATGAGCGGCTCCTTGAACTACTCGCGGGGCGCGCGGCCGGGGATCTCACGCGCGAGGAGGCGCAGGAACTCGATCGGCTGCTTCGTGAATCCGGATCGCGTGACGAGGCCGAAGCAGCGGGGGAGGCGATGGAACTCGCCGCCGCGGAGGCGTATCTGGCGATGATGAATGACGAGTCGACGAGCGGCACGATGGGGGGCGCGGCTGATGGGCCTTCGGCGTCGCTGGTCGCGCGGCTCGATCGTGCGGGAGCGTCGTTCTGTGCCGGTCGGGCGGCGGGGCACGGTGCGGTCGCGGACTCGCCCATTCCGATCGCGAGGGGTGTTGGCCCAGCGGACACGACGTCGAATTTGGAGCGATTGAAGCGGCTGTCGATGGCGGCGGTGGTGGCCCTCATTGTCGGCGTCGGGGTGTACATGCTGCTGCCTCCCAAGCCCGGGCCTTCGCTGGCTGTCTTGAAGGAGCGGTTCGAGGAGTCGCAGCCCGACGCGACGATCCTGTCGTGGGGCGATTGGGCGGTGGACGGGCAGGCGCCCGAGGTGGCCGGGGTGACGGGCGACCTGGTGTGGTCGGATCTGCGTCAGAGCGGGTATCTGGAGTTTGGCGGTCTTCCGCGGTCCAATGCCGACGAGCAGTATCAGTTGTGGATCATCGACGCCGAGCGTGGGATGGAGCAGCGGATCAGCGGGGCGATCTTCTCTGGGGACGGGTCAAAGTCGCAGGTTGTGCCCATTAAGCCTGGATTGAAGGTCAACAAGGCGGCGGCGTTCGCGATCACCATCGAGAAGAAGGGCGGGACGTGGGTCTCGGACATGAAGCGTCGCGTGGTCATCGCGGCGAGGCCGACGAACCCGGGTTGA
- a CDS encoding sigma-70 family RNA polymerase sigma factor — translation MARGEEAGVREFNARYAGLVWSIVRRLGVPSVEAEDAVQDIFVELWRSADRFDASIASEPAFVAMIARRRAIDRIRRVSRQADGVALSEAIEAEARVGGWRGSAAGRGESSSVSEFPATTERAVEALDRLSPDQQRVLRLSLFRGLSHELIARSLDMPLGTVKTHARRGLIRLRDLLSERREVAT, via the coding sequence GTGGCGCGTGGCGAAGAGGCCGGCGTGCGCGAGTTCAATGCGAGATACGCGGGACTCGTGTGGTCGATTGTGCGGCGTCTCGGGGTGCCGAGCGTGGAAGCCGAGGATGCGGTGCAGGACATTTTCGTGGAGTTGTGGCGTTCGGCGGATCGGTTCGACGCGTCGATCGCGTCGGAGCCCGCGTTTGTCGCCATGATCGCGAGGCGGCGGGCGATCGATCGGATCCGGCGTGTGTCGAGGCAGGCGGATGGTGTGGCGCTCTCCGAGGCGATCGAGGCGGAGGCTCGGGTGGGAGGATGGCGCGGCTCGGCGGCGGGTCGCGGAGAGAGCTCGAGCGTGAGCGAGTTTCCCGCGACGACGGAGCGTGCGGTCGAGGCGTTGGATCGGCTCAGCCCGGATCAGCAGCGTGTGCTGAGGCTGTCGCTCTTCCGCGGGCTCTCGCACGAGTTGATCGCGCGGTCATTGGATATGCCCCTGGGCACAGTGAAGACGCACGCACGGCGTGGGCTGATTCGGCTGCGTGACTTGCTCTCCGAGCGAAGGGAGGTCGCGACATGA
- a CDS encoding fasciclin domain-containing protein, whose protein sequence is MAKVESPHATGNIVEVASKAGTFSTLLAAAKAAGLVEALQGDGPLTVFAPNDEAFAKLPKGTVENLLKPENKAMLASILTYHVVSGRVLAKDVATGGVATLNGQRLDIKAASGSVMVDGAKVIATDVMASNGVIHVIDSVVMPSSKTIVQTALDAGQFKTLAMLLEKASLVGALEGEGPFTVFAPTDEAFAKLPKETVESLLKPENRETLASILKYHVVPGRVFSDAAAKGATVKTLEGSTVTTKSQGGSVMVGKAKVVAADLDAKNGVIHVIDTVIMPEKK, encoded by the coding sequence ATGGCGAAGGTCGAATCGCCGCACGCGACGGGGAACATCGTCGAGGTGGCTTCGAAGGCTGGGACGTTCTCGACGCTCCTGGCTGCGGCGAAGGCGGCGGGGCTGGTGGAGGCGCTGCAGGGTGATGGCCCGTTGACGGTCTTCGCCCCGAATGACGAGGCGTTCGCCAAACTCCCCAAGGGGACCGTGGAGAATCTCCTCAAGCCCGAGAACAAGGCGATGCTCGCGAGCATCCTGACGTATCACGTCGTCTCTGGGCGAGTGCTGGCGAAGGACGTCGCCACGGGTGGAGTTGCGACGCTGAATGGTCAGCGGCTGGATATCAAGGCTGCGTCGGGGAGTGTGATGGTGGACGGGGCGAAGGTCATCGCGACGGACGTGATGGCGAGCAACGGCGTGATCCATGTGATCGACTCGGTGGTGATGCCGTCGTCCAAGACGATCGTTCAGACGGCTCTCGACGCGGGCCAGTTCAAGACGCTCGCGATGCTCTTGGAGAAGGCGAGCCTGGTGGGCGCGCTTGAGGGCGAGGGGCCGTTCACGGTCTTTGCGCCGACGGATGAGGCCTTCGCGAAGTTGCCGAAGGAGACGGTGGAGAGCCTGCTGAAGCCCGAGAATCGGGAGACGCTCGCCTCGATCCTCAAGTACCACGTGGTGCCGGGTCGTGTCTTTAGCGATGCGGCGGCGAAGGGGGCGACGGTCAAGACGCTCGAGGGCTCCACGGTGACGACCAAGAGCCAGGGCGGGAGCGTGATGGTCGGGAAGGCGAAGGTCGTCGCGGCGGACCTCGACGCGAAGAACGGCGTGATCCATGTGATCGACACGGTGATCATGCCCGAGAAGAAGTAG
- a CDS encoding OmpA family protein gives MDRGRITRVGGLFLVALMVAATLTGCSKSKKQQYDLALQEAAELRERNAKLESENRERDIRLADLENQLRSQPVAQAPVVIQQQPQGNSGGWSNGGYANDGGDFHRNTNGEMVAEIAGEVLFDSGSATLKSTAKRTLDRIAGQIRSQYNGSTIRIEGHTDSDPIRKSKWASNDALSQARAEAVRTYLSQKLSNNRMSAIGFGSTQPKGSKAASRRVEIVIAGA, from the coding sequence ATGGATCGCGGTCGCATTACACGAGTCGGAGGACTTTTCCTGGTGGCGCTCATGGTCGCGGCAACGCTGACCGGATGCTCGAAGAGCAAGAAGCAGCAGTATGACTTGGCGCTGCAGGAGGCAGCGGAGTTGCGGGAGCGCAACGCGAAACTCGAGAGCGAGAATCGCGAGCGTGATATCCGTCTGGCCGACCTTGAGAACCAGTTGCGGAGCCAACCCGTCGCGCAAGCGCCGGTGGTGATTCAGCAGCAGCCTCAGGGCAACTCGGGCGGCTGGAGCAACGGCGGGTACGCGAACGACGGCGGCGACTTCCACCGAAACACCAATGGTGAGATGGTCGCCGAGATCGCCGGCGAGGTGCTCTTCGACTCCGGCTCGGCGACGCTGAAGTCCACGGCAAAGCGCACGCTGGATCGGATCGCGGGGCAGATTCGCTCGCAGTACAACGGCTCGACCATCCGCATCGAGGGTCACACCGATTCGGATCCGATCCGCAAGAGCAAGTGGGCCTCGAATGACGCGTTGAGCCAGGCAAGGGCCGAGGCCGTGCGGACGTATCTCTCGCAGAAGTTGTCGAACAATCGGATGTCGGCGATCGGGTTTGGCTCGACGCAGCCCAAGGGCTCAAAGGCGGCGAGCCGTCGCGTGGAGATCGTGATCGCCGGGGCGTGA
- a CDS encoding prepilin peptidase translates to MGDLEFLQFMHRVVMLGFMFAFGACVGSLINVLVWRLPRGLGVVTPASACPSCGTRLTWRENIPVIGWIMLRGRCRFCSARVSAEYPIVEAIVGFLFVATYLLCYGLPDAVGHMGAPHAMAPAWAGIGVKWTWPIFVMWLILLGCLVAMTIVDAKTFTIPAPLTTVPLVLGLVVHPAYAAWVSSWEGLKFVPSAGWTWVIPSPGGQGWGVWWIGLALGGAAGLVLANVLMATGLIRRSFLDAEEWERGEVARLRALHREKHVEGTTETPGDAGTIEPATAAVVGLSLEKAEEDELSADEEAFVFNPEVWRGYPHARREVLREVIFLAPVIGLGLLGGWVALKVAGCGPSPSGFGLVCEHSAPLWLDALAGALLGMLIGGGAVWFVRIAGSLAFGKEAMGLGDVHMMAAVGACLGWIDATLGFLGSAFVGILWAIFGLVLGGRLKRSMPLGPFLAVATVLVVVCKPLLIRWLVPHLGAWEVYSIP, encoded by the coding sequence ATGGGAGATCTGGAGTTTCTTCAGTTCATGCACCGGGTGGTGATGCTCGGGTTCATGTTCGCCTTTGGGGCGTGCGTGGGTTCGCTGATCAATGTGCTGGTGTGGCGGCTGCCGAGGGGGCTGGGCGTGGTGACGCCGGCGTCGGCGTGTCCGTCGTGCGGGACGCGGCTGACGTGGCGTGAGAACATCCCGGTGATCGGGTGGATCATGCTCCGCGGACGATGCCGGTTCTGCTCGGCGAGGGTCTCGGCGGAGTATCCGATCGTCGAGGCGATCGTGGGTTTTCTCTTTGTCGCGACGTACCTGCTGTGTTATGGGTTGCCCGATGCCGTGGGACATATGGGGGCGCCGCACGCGATGGCTCCGGCGTGGGCGGGGATCGGTGTGAAGTGGACGTGGCCGATCTTTGTGATGTGGCTGATCCTGCTGGGGTGCCTTGTGGCGATGACGATCGTGGACGCGAAGACGTTCACGATTCCGGCGCCGTTGACGACCGTGCCGTTGGTGTTGGGCTTGGTGGTGCATCCGGCGTATGCGGCGTGGGTCTCGTCATGGGAGGGACTGAAGTTCGTGCCTTCCGCGGGGTGGACGTGGGTGATCCCTTCGCCCGGGGGGCAGGGGTGGGGCGTGTGGTGGATCGGGCTGGCACTGGGCGGGGCGGCGGGGCTGGTCTTGGCGAACGTGCTGATGGCGACGGGGCTGATTCGGCGGAGTTTTCTTGATGCCGAGGAGTGGGAGCGGGGCGAGGTGGCAAGATTGCGCGCGCTGCATCGCGAGAAGCACGTCGAGGGAACAACGGAGACGCCGGGCGACGCGGGAACGATCGAGCCGGCCACAGCCGCGGTCGTGGGTTTGTCACTCGAAAAGGCCGAGGAAGACGAACTCTCGGCGGATGAAGAGGCGTTCGTGTTCAACCCCGAGGTCTGGCGTGGATATCCGCACGCGAGGCGTGAGGTTTTGCGTGAGGTGATTTTCCTTGCGCCGGTCATCGGGCTTGGGCTTCTTGGCGGTTGGGTGGCGCTAAAGGTGGCGGGGTGTGGGCCGTCGCCGAGTGGGTTTGGGCTGGTGTGCGAGCACTCGGCACCCTTGTGGCTCGACGCGCTGGCCGGGGCACTCCTGGGGATGCTGATCGGGGGCGGGGCGGTGTGGTTCGTTCGGATCGCGGGTTCACTGGCATTCGGGAAGGAAGCGATGGGGCTAGGCGATGTGCACATGATGGCGGCGGTGGGGGCGTGCCTGGGGTGGATCGACGCGACTCTGGGGTTCCTCGGGTCGGCGTTTGTGGGAATCTTGTGGGCGATCTTCGGGCTGGTGCTTGGGGGGCGGCTCAAGCGGTCGATGCCGCTCGGACCGTTCCTGGCGGTGGCGACGGTGCTGGTGGTGGTCTGTAAACCCTTGCTGATACGGTGGTTGGTGCCGCACCTTGGAGCGTGGGAGGTGTATTCGATTCCTTGA
- the xseB gene encoding exodeoxyribonuclease VII small subunit, translating to MDLTSRVAAPRSRQGKGGDEGDSMPFETALEGVESIIERIESGEIGLEESLSEYERGVRLLKRCKDILKRVEQRVEELNAELSKHDEAEAD from the coding sequence ATGGACCTAACTTCCCGCGTGGCAGCACCGCGATCACGTCAGGGCAAGGGTGGGGACGAGGGCGACTCCATGCCGTTTGAGACGGCTTTGGAGGGGGTTGAGTCGATCATCGAAAGAATCGAGTCGGGCGAGATCGGGCTGGAGGAATCGCTGAGCGAGTATGAGCGCGGGGTGCGGCTGCTCAAGCGGTGCAAGGACATTTTGAAGCGTGTGGAGCAGCGGGTTGAGGAGTTGAACGCCGAACTGTCGAAGCACGACGAGGCCGAGGCGGACTAA
- the xseA gene encoding exodeoxyribonuclease VII large subunit: MSLSPMKPGFGVGVCWDVERSLFDARSMPVRMRGRDTAAGAGGAGAGSTPPGDVGSALSREGKGSPLSVSQLAARIDTALSTGIPGTISVVGEVSNFTDRTHWYFGLKDADAVVSCVMFQSAARKAKIRPGDGQSIVARGRVEFYAKSGRVSFIVDSIEPVGVGALELAFRKLCEEIRALGWFADERKRALPAFPRKIGVVTSRTGAALQDVLDTMRRRCPAVGVVLADVRVQGEGSAGEVARAIATLGARHRALGVDAILVTRGGGSMEDLWAFNEKVVAEAIVRSPIPVVAAIGHETDTTIAELVADVRAATPTQAAMRLTPDREDLARQADSMRRRLHGACARATRIYAERLRGLERRPGIARPETSLAMARERMLTAVDSLGDAVQEAMTEAGRNAEGMATRLRLNRPSARLAMLASSVERSRLRLEGAWDGVPLRARLESAMDRLRQVVQSRVVGQRKDVESAERTLEAVGPAEVLRRGFSVTLGADGRAIRSVGAVTPGDRLTTVVADGRVESVVDGSAKGPTPRRASAKKPERPQDGEPGLFA; this comes from the coding sequence ATGAGTCTCTCGCCGATGAAGCCGGGGTTCGGTGTTGGCGTATGCTGGGATGTGGAGCGATCACTCTTTGATGCCAGGTCGATGCCCGTGCGGATGCGGGGTCGGGACACCGCCGCGGGTGCTGGGGGCGCTGGTGCGGGCTCGACGCCGCCGGGGGATGTGGGCAGTGCTCTGTCGCGCGAGGGCAAGGGCTCGCCGCTGAGTGTCTCGCAACTCGCGGCACGGATCGATACGGCTTTATCAACGGGCATCCCCGGAACGATCAGCGTCGTGGGCGAGGTCTCGAACTTCACGGACCGCACCCATTGGTATTTCGGGCTGAAGGACGCTGATGCTGTAGTGTCGTGCGTGATGTTCCAGTCGGCGGCCCGGAAGGCGAAGATACGCCCCGGCGACGGTCAATCGATTGTGGCCCGCGGGCGGGTCGAGTTCTATGCCAAGAGCGGGCGTGTGTCGTTCATCGTCGATTCGATCGAGCCGGTGGGCGTGGGGGCGCTCGAACTGGCGTTTCGGAAGTTGTGCGAGGAGATCCGGGCGCTCGGGTGGTTTGCCGACGAGCGCAAGCGGGCTCTTCCGGCGTTTCCGAGGAAGATCGGCGTCGTGACGAGCCGGACGGGGGCGGCGCTCCAGGACGTGCTCGACACGATGCGACGACGGTGCCCGGCTGTTGGCGTGGTGTTGGCGGATGTGCGCGTCCAAGGCGAAGGGTCGGCGGGTGAGGTCGCACGCGCGATCGCGACGCTGGGCGCGCGACACCGGGCGCTCGGCGTGGACGCGATCCTCGTCACACGGGGCGGCGGGTCGATGGAGGACCTCTGGGCCTTCAACGAGAAGGTTGTGGCCGAGGCGATCGTGAGGTCGCCCATTCCCGTGGTCGCGGCGATCGGGCACGAGACCGACACGACGATCGCGGAACTGGTGGCGGACGTGCGGGCGGCGACGCCGACGCAGGCCGCGATGCGGTTGACGCCCGATCGAGAGGATCTGGCGCGTCAGGCCGATTCGATGCGTCGACGGCTGCATGGCGCGTGTGCGCGCGCGACGCGGATCTATGCCGAGCGATTGCGCGGGCTGGAGCGGCGTCCGGGGATCGCGCGCCCGGAGACGTCCCTGGCGATGGCGCGCGAGCGGATGCTGACGGCGGTGGATTCGTTGGGCGATGCGGTCCAAGAGGCCATGACCGAGGCGGGGCGGAACGCGGAGGGAATGGCGACTCGGCTTCGGTTGAATCGGCCGAGCGCGAGGCTGGCAATGCTGGCGTCGTCGGTCGAGCGGTCACGTCTAAGACTTGAGGGAGCGTGGGATGGTGTGCCGTTGCGTGCGCGATTGGAGAGCGCGATGGATCGGCTGCGGCAGGTCGTGCAATCGCGGGTCGTGGGGCAGCGGAAGGATGTGGAGAGTGCCGAGCGGACGCTGGAGGCGGTGGGGCCGGCGGAGGTGCTCCGGCGTGGGTTCAGCGTGACGCTGGGGGCGGATGGGCGGGCGATCCGGAGCGTGGGCGCGGTCACGCCGGGCGATCGTTTGACGACGGTGGTTGCGGATGGGCGGGTGGAGTCGGTGGTTGACGGGTCGGCGAAGGGGCCTACACCAAGACGAGCCTCGGCGAAAAAGCCGGAGCGACCGCAGGATGGGGAGCCTGGGCTGTTCGCGTAG
- a CDS encoding glycosyltransferase yields MRVLTLTDEIFAVREQSFLARLEIGLAAEGVRVFRAMPETSMSYAPSPIVARTIPYHVGLWQAGLEAAARRVEREIDEILDLPSVSPAGPLIDAVHVFGGNAWQLGEAIAREIGSTLLIEVWRSGLAPRVRTFATRAGVSTTFLSPDSCITKVLGELTSTSVNPFSRAGASSRPIQLREALWGVITPTIATPIFEPGRLASIMIVGAGRDPRGYTAAVAALGALRASGVEFMVFCDADTGQRAGVQAAARRAGLIANLSMVAELENRRDLVLEGDLILLPEANGEQRTMVLDAFATGIPVIASKDPMNSVLIDGQTASIVESATVEAWSSAITRVVREPGVARKQADSARSFAASSRRASAYLRAVLDAYDAIRAADPIPFPARSRA; encoded by the coding sequence ATGCGAGTGCTGACGCTCACGGATGAGATCTTCGCGGTGCGGGAGCAGAGCTTCCTTGCGCGCCTCGAGATCGGTCTGGCTGCGGAAGGAGTTCGGGTCTTTCGCGCGATGCCCGAGACGTCGATGTCGTACGCCCCATCGCCGATCGTGGCGAGGACTATTCCCTATCACGTCGGGTTGTGGCAGGCGGGGCTTGAGGCCGCGGCCCGTCGCGTGGAGCGTGAGATCGACGAGATCCTGGATCTTCCGTCCGTGAGCCCTGCGGGGCCCTTGATCGATGCGGTGCATGTCTTCGGCGGGAATGCGTGGCAGTTGGGCGAGGCGATCGCGCGGGAGATCGGCTCGACGCTCCTGATCGAGGTTTGGCGATCGGGGCTGGCGCCGCGCGTTCGGACGTTCGCGACGCGGGCGGGCGTCTCGACGACGTTTCTGTCGCCTGACTCGTGCATCACGAAGGTGCTGGGCGAGCTGACCTCGACGTCGGTGAATCCGTTCTCCAGGGCCGGGGCGTCGTCGCGTCCGATCCAGTTGCGTGAGGCGTTGTGGGGCGTGATCACGCCGACGATTGCCACGCCGATCTTCGAACCGGGGCGTTTGGCGTCGATCATGATCGTGGGCGCGGGAAGGGATCCAAGGGGATACACGGCGGCGGTGGCGGCGCTCGGCGCCCTTCGCGCGTCAGGCGTGGAGTTCATGGTCTTCTGCGACGCCGACACGGGGCAGCGCGCGGGCGTGCAGGCGGCGGCGAGGCGGGCCGGTCTCATCGCGAATCTGTCGATGGTCGCGGAACTGGAGAACCGACGGGATCTGGTTCTTGAGGGCGATCTGATCCTTCTGCCCGAGGCCAACGGCGAGCAGCGGACGATGGTTCTTGATGCCTTCGCGACCGGGATCCCGGTGATCGCCTCGAAGGACCCGATGAACTCGGTGCTCATCGACGGGCAAACGGCATCGATCGTGGAATCGGCGACAGTGGAGGCGTGGTCCTCCGCGATCACGCGTGTTGTCCGTGAGCCGGGCGTCGCGAGAAAGCAGGCGGACTCGGCCCGATCCTTCGCGGCGTCGTCGAGACGCGCGAGCGCCTATCTTCGCGCGGTCCTTGACGCCTACGACGCGATCCGGGCGGCGGACCCCATCCCGTTTCCGGCGAGATCTCGGGCGTAG